In Synechococcus sp. A18-25c, a single window of DNA contains:
- a CDS encoding tetratricopeptide repeat protein, translating to MDQEEIMQQLQAAAALHNQGELDRAEAIYRQILAIDVNNFYVLNFYGCICRERKRYQEGIYLLSRAVSLQPGNPDSVYNLGNVFKDTERWDEAISCYEKALCLRAEFPEVLNNLGICLKEAERYEYSGKVLTRAVSIQPGFSGAWLNLGNTFKAQKKYKEAVASYRKAIEVKPDYAEAYLALGLVLQDGVDMEQAVTCYQKAIALKPDFADPYFALGLVLKEEGDVEGAIKCYRKAIRVKPDFADAYLNLGGVYQENGEAEAAADAFAEHYRLKPIAQSFSLASAAALQSLSASAELVVPECAEFIPSCISDAIPFGNHLMYVHIPKAGGVRFSNPIFECIKEMFFRGGWEKYQDLTVSAFGRHEFAAMASHRIDSAPMRDGIIAAFSSYDLPSLDFSFLTSHGVSSRELSLAMRDQFDVQPIRLATWRDPWERLKSALHYWYRTSGGDLDVVKAKIDQKDPFLDNAICRGCFSNFSSQLSPDELHDAQIDYLIDIGDFSVMNQVMSSFLSRCRLPNIVVNKKVNVTSDDKRMDADVADSLADQCVEAGFISLDCAPEIEQMVSRGLPAELDLKIDASSTSLHPLTFVVNSVTDVKTSGVTHLLPTNYLITGQGQEFLQKTFAK from the coding sequence GTGGATCAAGAGGAGATCATGCAGCAGCTGCAAGCTGCAGCTGCATTACATAACCAGGGAGAGCTGGATCGGGCGGAAGCGATCTATCGGCAAATATTAGCTATCGATGTAAATAATTTTTATGTTCTTAATTTCTATGGTTGTATCTGTCGCGAGAGGAAGCGGTATCAAGAAGGAATTTATCTATTGAGCAGAGCAGTGTCACTGCAGCCTGGTAATCCAGATTCCGTTTACAACCTAGGGAATGTCTTTAAGGATACTGAGCGATGGGATGAGGCGATCTCTTGCTATGAAAAGGCTCTTTGTTTGAGAGCAGAGTTTCCAGAGGTCTTGAATAACCTTGGTATCTGCCTAAAGGAGGCTGAGCGCTATGAGTACTCAGGAAAAGTCTTGACGCGAGCAGTCTCAATCCAGCCAGGTTTCTCAGGGGCTTGGTTAAATCTAGGCAATACGTTTAAAGCTCAAAAAAAGTACAAGGAAGCTGTCGCAAGTTATCGGAAGGCGATCGAAGTAAAGCCTGATTATGCGGAAGCTTATTTAGCTCTTGGTTTAGTGTTGCAGGATGGTGTAGATATGGAGCAAGCGGTTACGTGTTATCAGAAGGCTATCGCATTGAAGCCTGATTTTGCGGATCCTTATTTTGCCCTTGGTTTGGTGTTGAAGGAAGAAGGAGATGTAGAGGGAGCGATCAAATGTTATCGGAAAGCTATTAGGGTGAAGCCCGATTTTGCAGATGCATATTTAAATCTTGGTGGCGTCTATCAGGAAAATGGAGAGGCTGAGGCGGCTGCAGATGCTTTTGCTGAGCACTATCGCCTTAAGCCAATTGCGCAGAGTTTCTCCCTCGCATCTGCAGCCGCTTTGCAGTCTCTTAGTGCTTCAGCTGAGTTAGTAGTGCCTGAGTGCGCAGAATTCATTCCTTCTTGTATTTCGGATGCGATTCCATTCGGGAATCACCTGATGTATGTGCACATACCCAAGGCAGGAGGTGTTCGGTTCTCGAATCCGATTTTTGAGTGTATTAAAGAGATGTTCTTCAGGGGAGGGTGGGAAAAGTATCAAGATCTCACTGTTAGTGCATTTGGGCGGCATGAGTTTGCCGCGATGGCAAGTCATCGTATTGATTCTGCTCCGATGCGAGATGGAATTATTGCTGCTTTTTCTTCATATGATCTTCCTTCCCTGGACTTTTCATTCCTTACCTCTCATGGAGTCTCTTCTCGTGAGCTCTCGCTTGCGATGAGGGATCAGTTTGATGTGCAGCCGATTCGCCTTGCGACTTGGAGAGATCCTTGGGAGCGTTTGAAATCAGCTCTGCACTACTGGTATCGGACCTCTGGAGGTGATCTTGACGTTGTTAAGGCTAAGATTGATCAAAAGGATCCTTTTCTTGACAATGCAATCTGTCGGGGGTGCTTTAGTAACTTCTCATCTCAGCTGTCGCCTGATGAGCTGCATGATGCCCAGATCGATTATCTGATTGATATCGGAGACTTCTCTGTGATGAATCAGGTCATGAGCTCTTTTCTATCCAGGTGCCGTCTTCCAAATATTGTCGTCAATAAAAAGGTAAATGTTACATCTGATGATAAGAGGATGGATGCTGACGTCGCTGATTCTCTGGCCGATCAGTGTGTAGAGGCGGGATTTATTTCTCTTGACTGTGCTCCTGAGATTGAGCAGATGGTTTCCAGGGGGCTGCCAGCGGAGCTTGATCTCAAGATTGATGCTTCTTCCACGTCTTTGCATCCTCTAACATTTGTGGTCAATTCAGTGACTGATGTGAAGACTTCTGGCGTTACTCATCTTCTGCCTACGAATTATTTGATCACTGGACAGGGTCAGGAGTTTTTGCAGAAGACTTTTGCTAAGTGA
- a CDS encoding site-specific integrase: MRRPPSLRNNNGAVQVRVRLGGRDHFINRLGRWDDPVAVARAQALTARIWSDATAGSLDLSLKSYRDSVMSASGEEMAAELPLEEVLRVKAERTRQAVVIHAHRTLLRFGAPLRTAAEVQGFADWMRDEGLSLRTIAGVLGHCRSCSGSQRYLFEAVLKKRLPKRSVHSDVLSTEEIQVVLMDLQSKEPWFYPLFLLWLSTGLRNGEIRGLTWDCIRWDEGELLVCKTLRRDGFKTGQHSWAPTKTGKERVVPLPVQVLEVLKKHQIAMKELILDHPNALVFVTPSSHGVVYDQLLGRVWKRSQKRCGLQPRRLYSQRHSFLSHALAMGNSPADLAAAAGHSTKVLLETYAKPTGRLRLPQWQRAVG; the protein is encoded by the coding sequence ATGCGGAGACCACCGTCATTGCGCAATAACAACGGTGCGGTGCAGGTCAGGGTGCGCCTGGGAGGGAGAGATCACTTCATCAACCGCTTGGGCAGGTGGGATGACCCTGTGGCTGTTGCGAGGGCACAGGCACTGACCGCCAGGATCTGGAGTGATGCCACCGCTGGAAGCCTGGATCTGAGCCTGAAGAGCTATCGGGACTCAGTGATGAGTGCATCAGGTGAGGAGATGGCTGCTGAGTTGCCTTTGGAGGAGGTGCTGAGAGTCAAAGCAGAGCGGACTCGGCAAGCGGTAGTGATCCATGCCCATCGGACGCTGTTGAGGTTTGGAGCACCGCTGAGGACTGCTGCTGAGGTGCAGGGATTTGCCGACTGGATGCGGGACGAGGGATTAAGCCTGCGGACAATTGCAGGGGTGCTGGGTCACTGCAGAAGTTGCAGCGGCAGCCAGAGGTATCTGTTTGAAGCCGTGCTCAAGAAAAGATTGCCGAAGCGATCAGTGCATTCCGATGTGCTCAGCACCGAGGAGATCCAAGTCGTGCTGATGGATCTGCAGAGCAAGGAGCCATGGTTTTATCCATTGTTTCTGCTGTGGCTGAGCACGGGATTGAGAAACGGAGAGATCAGAGGACTGACCTGGGACTGCATCAGGTGGGACGAGGGTGAGTTGCTGGTGTGTAAGACCCTGAGGCGAGACGGATTCAAGACGGGGCAACACAGCTGGGCACCCACCAAGACAGGAAAGGAGAGGGTGGTGCCGCTGCCTGTGCAGGTGCTGGAGGTGTTGAAGAAGCATCAGATCGCAATGAAGGAGCTGATTCTTGATCACCCCAACGCTTTGGTGTTTGTGACGCCAAGCAGTCATGGCGTTGTTTACGACCAACTGCTGGGGAGGGTGTGGAAGCGGAGCCAGAAGCGATGTGGATTGCAGCCCAGGCGTCTTTACAGCCAACGGCACAGTTTCTTGAGTCATGCGTTGGCGATGGGGAATTCACCAGCGGACCTGGCAGCAGCGGCTGGACATTCCACCAAGGTGCTACTGGAGACTTATGCGAAACCAACAGGCAGGTTGAGGCTGCCCCAGTGGCAGAGGGCTGTTGGATGA